A DNA window from Agrobacterium vaccinii contains the following coding sequences:
- a CDS encoding MOSC domain-containing protein, with translation MTQLGTVEEIWRYPVSSLGGEQLTSVEIGTDGIEGDRNWCVVDRITSQVAAPEKEERWRPALFLQARLNKGLTEIGFQDGQWLSVQDAEIGERLSDHFGFEATVMPYAKAKPANSSAIAVNRYEPSPLHLITTSSMEHLAGFVGIDTIESKRFRPTIVLRTSGTKEFREKTWVGRSLLLGHEFITRASEETKRCGLTLISQPGVAENADILRAILRQNRRNFGIYGTVEQAGTVTVGDSAYLLDR, from the coding sequence TTGACACAATTGGGGACGGTCGAAGAAATCTGGCGCTATCCAGTCAGCTCGCTTGGTGGGGAACAACTGACATCCGTCGAAATCGGTACAGATGGTATAGAAGGCGACCGAAACTGGTGCGTCGTTGACCGGATAACCAGCCAGGTCGCCGCGCCTGAAAAAGAAGAACGCTGGCGACCAGCCTTGTTTCTCCAAGCGCGTCTGAACAAAGGCTTGACGGAGATCGGGTTCCAAGACGGACAATGGCTGTCCGTGCAAGATGCCGAGATTGGCGAGAGACTGTCGGACCATTTCGGCTTTGAGGCAACCGTCATGCCCTACGCGAAAGCTAAGCCGGCAAACTCGTCTGCGATAGCGGTCAATCGCTACGAGCCAAGCCCGCTCCACCTGATTACGACAAGCTCCATGGAACATCTCGCTGGTTTTGTCGGCATCGACACCATAGAGAGCAAGCGGTTCCGCCCAACGATTGTTCTGCGCACGTCTGGAACAAAGGAATTTCGCGAAAAGACCTGGGTTGGGCGCTCTCTGTTGCTTGGACATGAGTTCATTACACGCGCCAGTGAAGAAACGAAACGATGCGGACTGACGCTTATTTCCCAGCCGGGCGTTGCCGAAAATGCCGATATCTTAAGGGCCATTCTGCGTCAAAACAGGCGGAACTTCGGCATCTATGGCACAGTCGAACAGGCGGGCACCGTCACGGTGGGGGACAGCGCCTATCTGCTGGACAGATGA
- a CDS encoding FAD/NAD(P)-binding protein — MTPKIAIIGSGPTGIYTLKGLVGKSEPLSITIFESETDPGKGTPYHPALNDRAMLSNIASIELPPVCESLMQWLLRQTDEELQQLGVERGQINEREFYPRVVLGEFFFSQFSQLLEIGAANGHTIEVKASHRAADIELRPTDIRLTVTAAEGEALEFAFDHVVMATGHDFPETTEIKPGYYVSPWPAPVLKSIKPGKVGILGTSLSGIDALITVATAHGTFLLDEQGDLQYHPSPDTEALHVTMMSRKGILPEADFYCEIPYRPLQFCTEAAIQNAIATRRNDLLDAVFDLFKAELIFCDPDYAARIGLSQLSVETVSKAYFQDRETTQPFVWAALNLAEADANKANQYTVEWRYAILRMHEVIALAIPHLNERDLKRFHSHFKTVFVDDYATVPHASIRRLLALHRAGKLDILALGNDNDIDNKAVQRGAIVRSKGQEYQFDDFIDATGQHTLSARDIPFETLKKQGVMRKATTSATTTLIGFEDQLVRTGGVDLDDKFRPIFQDNLTNKLYCGSIAFLLHKLPFVQGITSARDIGYTVSQAILETTEMQALSAA, encoded by the coding sequence ATGACACCTAAAATCGCCATCATTGGATCCGGCCCAACGGGCATCTACACGTTGAAGGGCCTGGTCGGCAAATCCGAGCCTCTCTCCATCACGATTTTCGAAAGCGAAACCGATCCCGGCAAGGGTACGCCGTACCACCCTGCCTTGAACGACCGGGCCATGCTGTCCAACATCGCCAGCATAGAATTGCCGCCGGTCTGCGAGAGCCTGATGCAGTGGCTTCTTCGCCAGACGGATGAAGAGTTGCAGCAGCTTGGTGTGGAGCGAGGCCAGATCAATGAGCGCGAATTCTATCCGCGAGTCGTGCTGGGTGAGTTCTTTTTTTCGCAGTTCTCGCAGTTGCTGGAAATCGGCGCTGCCAATGGACATACGATTGAGGTGAAAGCGTCGCATCGGGCTGCCGACATTGAATTGAGACCCACTGATATCCGTTTGACCGTGACTGCGGCGGAGGGCGAAGCACTCGAATTTGCGTTCGACCATGTGGTGATGGCAACGGGACACGACTTTCCAGAAACAACCGAGATCAAACCGGGATATTACGTCTCACCATGGCCAGCGCCGGTGCTGAAATCTATCAAGCCCGGTAAGGTCGGCATTCTCGGAACATCGTTGAGTGGTATTGATGCGTTGATCACCGTCGCTACGGCCCACGGCACCTTTCTTCTCGATGAGCAAGGCGATCTTCAATACCATCCCTCACCCGATACCGAAGCACTGCACGTCACGATGATGTCGCGCAAGGGTATCTTGCCAGAAGCCGATTTCTATTGCGAAATTCCCTATCGCCCACTTCAGTTCTGCACGGAGGCGGCGATCCAGAATGCGATCGCGACCCGGCGCAATGATCTCTTGGATGCGGTGTTTGATCTCTTCAAGGCCGAACTCATCTTCTGCGATCCCGATTACGCAGCCCGGATCGGTCTCTCACAGCTGAGCGTCGAAACCGTTTCCAAAGCCTATTTTCAGGACCGCGAGACCACGCAGCCTTTCGTCTGGGCAGCGCTCAATCTCGCTGAAGCGGACGCCAATAAGGCTAATCAATATACGGTGGAATGGCGTTATGCGATCCTGCGAATGCATGAGGTGATCGCGTTGGCGATACCGCATCTCAACGAACGGGACCTGAAGCGGTTTCACAGCCACTTCAAGACCGTCTTCGTGGATGATTACGCAACGGTGCCGCACGCGTCCATCCGCCGTCTTCTGGCTCTTCATCGCGCCGGGAAGCTGGATATTCTGGCACTTGGCAACGATAACGACATTGATAACAAGGCGGTCCAACGCGGTGCAATCGTTCGCAGCAAGGGACAGGAATATCAATTCGATGACTTTATTGATGCGACGGGTCAGCACACGTTGTCGGCCCGGGACATTCCCTTCGAGACGTTGAAAAAACAGGGCGTCATGCGCAAGGCGACGACCAGTGCGACCACGACGCTGATTGGTTTCGAGGATCAGTTGGTTCGCACGGGCGGCGTTGACCTGGATGATAAATTCAGACCTATCTTCCAGGATAACCTGACCAACAAACTCTATTGCGGATCGATTGCGTTTCTGTTGCACAAGTTGCCCTTCGTGCAGGGCATCACCAGCGCGCGCGACATCGGCTATACCGTGTCGCAGGCCATTCTTGAAACGACGGAAATGCAAGCTCTGTCGGCAGCTTGA
- a CDS encoding SDR family NAD(P)-dependent oxidoreductase — translation MNTQADALLTSLPSGFGAVVIGASGGIGSALCDRLRAEPHFGSLYPLSRTATAFDITDETSVQAAAEALRGKPFQLLICATGVLDVDGHPPEKSLRHVDPDVMMRQFSINAVGPALVAKHFLPLMDRKTRSVAAFLSARVGSIGDNRLGGWISYRASKAALNQIVRTASIEYARTHPEMVLTAIHPGTVRTPLSNPYASGHPTVSAQEAATSILSALDTLTPYKSGSFIAYDGKTILW, via the coding sequence ATGAACACACAGGCAGATGCCCTACTCACCTCCCTGCCCTCCGGCTTCGGTGCCGTCGTCATCGGCGCCAGCGGCGGCATCGGTTCGGCCCTGTGCGACCGGCTGCGCGCAGAGCCGCATTTTGGTTCGCTCTATCCCCTATCCCGAACCGCAACCGCATTCGACATAACGGACGAGACTTCGGTGCAGGCAGCGGCGGAGGCGTTGCGGGGCAAGCCGTTTCAGCTATTGATTTGCGCAACTGGCGTACTCGATGTCGATGGTCACCCGCCGGAGAAGTCATTGCGGCATGTCGACCCTGACGTGATGATGCGGCAGTTCAGCATCAATGCCGTTGGCCCGGCGCTGGTCGCCAAACACTTTCTTCCGCTGATGGATCGCAAAACGCGGTCGGTCGCCGCCTTTCTCTCTGCCCGCGTCGGCTCCATCGGTGATAACAGGTTGGGCGGGTGGATATCTTACAGGGCATCGAAAGCCGCTCTCAACCAGATCGTCAGAACCGCCTCGATAGAATATGCGCGGACGCATCCCGAGATGGTTCTCACCGCCATTCATCCCGGAACCGTTCGTACGCCGCTGTCAAATCCCTACGCCAGCGGTCATCCCACGGTGAGCGCGCAGGAAGCGGCGACATCCATTCTTTCGGCACTCGATACGCTGACACCCTATAAGTCAGGCTCCTTCATCGCCTATGACGGTAAGACCATTCTATGGTAG
- a CDS encoding lytic transglycosylase domain-containing protein, whose protein sequence is MNIKHIALAISIAVGVSSMCADSAVAAEESDAACLYERNRGPHPICIRKASFNADLCSTIEHFAREHDVPAAYFARLIWRESLFRPEAVSHKGAEGIAQFIPSTARSRGLTNSFDVIDALDTSAAYLKELKTRFGNFGFAAAAYNAGESGLSRFLSNARLPIETRDYVFAITGQPVETWRDAPPKVAAPELDDAMPFQAACVVLAETRRMQEPVFAGSADWAPWGVQLSAHYRPTVVDRLFTQAVARLPSPLNEERALIVRQRGGNFGNRPRYAARIGRETRAEANSLCAQIKAAAIPCTVLRNR, encoded by the coding sequence ATGAATATCAAACATATAGCCCTCGCCATCAGTATCGCAGTCGGCGTATCAAGCATGTGCGCTGACAGTGCCGTCGCTGCCGAGGAGAGCGACGCAGCTTGTCTCTATGAGAGAAACCGTGGGCCGCACCCCATCTGCATCCGCAAGGCAAGCTTCAATGCCGATCTTTGCAGCACCATCGAGCACTTTGCTCGGGAGCACGATGTGCCCGCAGCCTATTTTGCGCGGCTGATCTGGCGTGAAAGCCTTTTCCGCCCGGAGGCTGTCAGCCACAAGGGCGCCGAAGGTATCGCACAGTTCATACCGTCTACGGCCCGAAGCCGGGGACTGACGAACAGCTTCGACGTGATCGACGCACTCGATACGTCGGCGGCCTACCTGAAAGAGCTCAAAACACGCTTCGGTAATTTTGGTTTCGCCGCTGCCGCCTACAATGCTGGCGAAAGCGGGCTTTCGCGTTTCCTGTCAAACGCGAGGCTTCCGATAGAGACACGCGACTATGTGTTTGCGATCACCGGTCAGCCCGTGGAAACATGGCGTGACGCTCCGCCCAAAGTGGCCGCGCCCGAGCTTGATGACGCCATGCCGTTTCAGGCCGCCTGCGTCGTGCTTGCGGAAACCAGACGCATGCAGGAGCCAGTTTTCGCCGGATCAGCCGATTGGGCGCCATGGGGCGTCCAGCTTTCAGCGCACTACCGCCCCACCGTCGTTGATCGTCTGTTCACACAAGCCGTCGCTCGCCTGCCCTCACCCTTAAACGAGGAGCGAGCGCTGATCGTGCGGCAGCGCGGCGGCAATTTTGGAAACAGACCACGCTATGCCGCAAGAATTGGACGTGAAACCCGCGCGGAAGCCAACAGTCTCTGCGCACAGATCAAAGCAGCAGCGATACCCTGCACCGTTTTGCGGAACCGGTAA
- a CDS encoding helix-turn-helix domain-containing protein — MVSIQLTQRDESVPVHPEHDPRHPLVVFGDHRFCSGEASFVQVMTGPHMHSQVELNFVLEGQMTYWFEGRELTIDAGRLCLFWGMIPHQVIACAEGTRFVCLYVPMSFFLGLASLTRFRDAVFRGAMIEALELRSYDNEIFQRWRDELRSGDEGLIEIVRNELGARVLRIERDGWRDLREEGSAIASLGVNDSERVEHVERMLRYIAENALNDISAEDVGKDSGLHPNYAMSVFKRAVGMTINQAIIRHRLDTAQSLLIATDIPITDVAFESGFGSVSRFYQAFSQRFAMRPKQYRASMRSKA, encoded by the coding sequence ATGGTGTCCATACAGCTTACTCAGCGTGATGAATCCGTGCCGGTACATCCAGAGCACGACCCACGACATCCGCTGGTTGTCTTCGGCGATCACAGGTTTTGTAGCGGAGAAGCATCCTTCGTGCAGGTCATGACCGGCCCGCATATGCACAGCCAGGTCGAGCTCAATTTCGTGCTGGAGGGGCAGATGACCTACTGGTTCGAAGGGCGTGAACTCACCATCGACGCCGGGCGGCTTTGTCTGTTCTGGGGTATGATCCCGCATCAGGTCATTGCTTGCGCGGAGGGCACGCGTTTCGTCTGCCTCTATGTGCCGATGTCGTTCTTCCTTGGTCTTGCGAGCCTTACACGTTTCAGAGATGCCGTATTTCGTGGCGCGATGATCGAGGCGCTGGAGCTGCGTTCCTACGACAACGAGATATTCCAGCGCTGGAGAGATGAACTGCGCTCCGGTGATGAGGGACTGATCGAAATCGTGCGCAATGAGCTTGGGGCGCGGGTGTTGCGGATTGAGCGCGACGGATGGCGAGACTTGCGCGAAGAAGGCTCTGCCATCGCCAGTCTCGGGGTCAACGACAGCGAGCGCGTTGAACATGTGGAGCGGATGCTACGCTATATCGCCGAGAATGCCCTCAACGATATCTCAGCTGAAGATGTCGGCAAGGATTCAGGCCTCCATCCCAATTATGCCATGTCCGTTTTCAAACGTGCGGTGGGCATGACCATCAATCAGGCCATCATCCGCCATCGGCTCGATACGGCCCAATCACTGCTGATCGCTACCGACATACCCATTACCGATGTTGCCTTCGAATCAGGCTTCGGCTCAGTCTCCCGGTTCTATCAGGCATTTTCGCAACGCTTTGCCATGCGGCCAAAGCAGTATCGTGCCAGCATGCGAAGCAAGGCCTAG
- a CDS encoding extracellular solute-binding protein yields the protein MTLFKSLSGVALSAALFSSAFAGEITINSDHSDPVPKKAMEELIADFQKANPDVTVKWNNFDHEGYKSAIRNFLTADAPDVVAWYAGNRMEPFVKAGLFEDVTDVWTANGLEDQLKSASPSMTIDGKKWGVPYTYYQWGIYYRKDIFQQQSITPPKTWEELLAASKKLKDAGITPFTIGTKAQWPAAGWFDYLDLRVNGYDFHMQLTSGKVPYTDPRVKAVFEKWAELVEPGYFIENHAAIDWQDAVPQLVQGKAAMYLMGNFAVATFKNGGLKEEQIGFLPFPEITAGIPIAEEAPTDTFHIPKGAKNKDDAKKFLAYVASPEAQTKMNATMGQLPVNNKAEKPTDPFLEAGFDMLSKATAIAQFYDRDAQAEMAKAGMEGFQEFMVKPDKIDAILARLEKIRARVYK from the coding sequence ATGACCCTTTTTAAAAGCCTTAGCGGAGTTGCCTTGTCGGCAGCGCTGTTTTCATCCGCCTTTGCGGGCGAGATCACCATCAATTCCGACCACTCGGACCCAGTACCGAAGAAGGCCATGGAAGAGCTGATTGCAGACTTCCAGAAGGCCAACCCGGATGTAACGGTGAAGTGGAACAACTTCGACCACGAGGGCTACAAGTCCGCCATTCGCAACTTTCTGACCGCCGATGCGCCCGATGTCGTTGCATGGTATGCGGGCAACCGCATGGAGCCGTTCGTCAAGGCTGGTCTCTTCGAAGACGTGACCGATGTGTGGACCGCAAACGGTCTGGAAGACCAGTTGAAGTCCGCCTCCCCTTCCATGACCATCGACGGCAAGAAGTGGGGCGTTCCCTACACCTACTATCAGTGGGGCATCTACTATCGCAAAGACATCTTCCAGCAGCAGAGCATTACGCCGCCCAAGACCTGGGAGGAGCTTCTGGCCGCTTCGAAGAAGCTGAAAGACGCTGGCATCACGCCATTCACCATCGGCACCAAGGCACAATGGCCTGCGGCTGGCTGGTTCGATTATCTCGACCTGCGCGTCAACGGCTATGATTTCCACATGCAGCTGACATCCGGCAAGGTGCCTTACACCGACCCGCGCGTGAAAGCCGTGTTCGAGAAGTGGGCCGAACTGGTTGAGCCGGGTTACTTCATCGAAAACCACGCGGCCATCGATTGGCAGGATGCCGTGCCACAGTTGGTACAGGGCAAGGCCGCCATGTATCTGATGGGCAATTTTGCCGTCGCCACCTTTAAGAATGGTGGCCTGAAAGAAGAGCAGATCGGCTTCCTGCCCTTCCCGGAAATCACTGCGGGCATTCCGATTGCCGAGGAAGCACCGACCGATACGTTCCACATTCCGAAGGGTGCCAAGAACAAGGACGATGCGAAGAAATTCCTCGCCTATGTTGCGTCTCCTGAAGCGCAGACGAAAATGAACGCGACGATGGGCCAGCTGCCGGTCAACAACAAGGCGGAAAAGCCGACGGACCCGTTCCTCGAGGCTGGTTTCGATATGTTGTCCAAGGCAACCGCCATCGCACAGTTCTATGATCGCGATGCGCAGGCGGAAATGGCCAAGGCCGGTATGGAAGGCTTCCAGGAATTTATGGTCAAGCCCGACAAGATCGACGCCATCCTCGCACGCCTCGAAAAGATCCGCGCTCGCGTCTACAAATAA
- a CDS encoding carbohydrate ABC transporter permease yields MSNAVSPSPSFWKRNQQKLAPWLFLAPGLLMFILYVLVPIFESIWISFHDWDGMGEMSWVGFGNYAELLQDDTFYVSLKNNIIWLVLYLLSIPAGLAVALFLNQNVRGIRLYKSLFFFPFVISQVVVGLMFTWFYAPDFGLFSKLLEWLTGQQIAILADENYVTYGIIVAGLWPQTAYCMILYLTGLNNINPEQVEAARMDGAKGFKLLWNIILPQLAPATFIAMVVTVIGSLRSFDLVSVMTAGGPYGSSSVLSYFMYEQALSEYGFRMGYGAAIAVVLFLIMMIFITLFIVRMLSQERNS; encoded by the coding sequence GTGAGCAACGCCGTTTCACCATCGCCCAGTTTCTGGAAGCGCAATCAGCAAAAACTAGCGCCCTGGCTGTTTCTGGCCCCCGGCCTGCTGATGTTCATCCTTTATGTTCTGGTGCCAATTTTCGAATCCATCTGGATCAGTTTTCACGACTGGGACGGAATGGGCGAGATGAGCTGGGTAGGCTTTGGCAATTATGCCGAGCTGCTTCAGGACGACACCTTCTACGTCTCGCTGAAAAACAACATCATCTGGCTGGTGCTGTATCTCCTGTCCATTCCCGCGGGCTTGGCGGTCGCTCTGTTTCTGAACCAGAATGTGCGAGGCATCCGCCTTTACAAATCGCTGTTCTTCTTCCCCTTCGTCATCAGCCAGGTGGTTGTGGGGTTGATGTTCACATGGTTCTATGCACCGGATTTCGGGCTGTTTTCCAAGCTGCTAGAATGGCTCACCGGCCAGCAGATCGCTATCCTCGCTGACGAAAACTACGTGACCTACGGCATCATCGTTGCAGGTCTGTGGCCACAGACGGCCTATTGCATGATCCTCTATCTGACCGGCCTCAACAACATCAATCCCGAGCAGGTGGAAGCGGCGCGTATGGATGGTGCCAAGGGCTTCAAGCTGTTGTGGAACATCATTCTGCCGCAGCTGGCACCGGCAACCTTCATCGCCATGGTGGTCACCGTGATCGGCTCGCTGCGCTCCTTCGACCTCGTCTCGGTCATGACAGCTGGCGGCCCCTACGGCTCAAGCTCGGTGCTCTCCTATTTCATGTATGAGCAGGCGCTTTCGGAATATGGTTTCCGCATGGGCTATGGCGCAGCCATCGCCGTCGTCCTCTTCCTCATCATGATGATCTTCATCACGCTCTTCATCGTGCGCATGCTGAGCCAGGAAAGGAATTCCTGA
- a CDS encoding carbohydrate ABC transporter permease produces the protein MFPAPIQTASPFIRWGYKIVLPIALILWLLPLIGVAITSVRPAGDFAAGNYFGIPSGFAGVENYTAVFRDSPIGLYILNSFKVTIPTVIGAVALSCLTGFALAVYKFKANLLLFFMFVAGNFIPFQILMVPVRDMTLRAGLYDTTMGLVLFHVAFQTGFCTLFMRNFIKGLPFALIESARVEGVSEWKIFRYIVLPLMRPAIAALSVLVFTFVWNDYFWATVLVQGQHAMPVTAGLYSLNGQWVAAWHLVSAGSLVAALPPVAMFFIMQKHFIAGLTLGATKG, from the coding sequence ATGTTCCCCGCACCCATTCAGACAGCCTCACCTTTCATTCGTTGGGGTTACAAGATCGTGCTGCCGATTGCACTTATTCTCTGGCTTTTGCCATTGATCGGCGTGGCGATCACCTCCGTCAGACCCGCAGGCGACTTTGCCGCCGGCAATTATTTCGGCATTCCCTCCGGTTTTGCAGGTGTTGAAAACTACACGGCAGTCTTCCGGGATTCGCCTATTGGCCTTTATATTCTGAACTCGTTCAAGGTCACGATCCCGACCGTCATCGGCGCGGTCGCGCTGTCATGCCTCACCGGCTTTGCGCTGGCGGTCTACAAGTTCAAGGCCAATCTGCTGCTGTTCTTCATGTTCGTGGCTGGCAACTTCATTCCGTTCCAGATCCTGATGGTGCCGGTGCGTGACATGACGCTGCGGGCCGGTCTTTACGACACCACCATGGGCCTCGTGCTGTTCCATGTCGCCTTCCAGACCGGGTTCTGCACGCTGTTCATGCGCAATTTCATCAAGGGACTGCCCTTCGCGCTGATCGAATCCGCGCGTGTCGAAGGCGTCTCGGAATGGAAGATTTTCCGTTACATCGTGTTGCCGCTGATGCGTCCCGCCATCGCAGCGCTGTCAGTTCTCGTCTTCACCTTCGTCTGGAATGACTACTTCTGGGCAACGGTTCTCGTGCAGGGACAGCACGCCATGCCGGTGACCGCCGGTCTCTATTCGCTGAACGGACAATGGGTTGCCGCCTGGCATCTGGTTTCGGCAGGCTCGCTGGTGGCCGCGCTGCCACCTGTCGCCATGTTCTTCATCATGCAAAAGCACTTCATTGCCGGACTGACACTGGGAGCGACCAAGGGATGA